The proteins below are encoded in one region of Homo sapiens chromosome 8, GRCh38.p14 Primary Assembly:
- the HSF1 gene encoding heat shock factor protein 1 isoform X2, which translates to MDLPVGPGAAGPSNVPAFLTKLWTLVSDPDTDALICWSPSGNSFHVFDQGQFAKEVLPKYFKHNNMASFVRQLNMYGFRKVVHIEQGGLVKPERDDTEFQHPCFLRGQEQLLENIKRKVTSVSTLKSEDIKIRQDSVTKLLTDVQLMKGKQECMDSKLLAMKHENEALWREVASLRQKHAQQQKVVNKLIQFLISLVQSNRILGVKRKIPLMLNDSGSAHSMPKYSRQFSLEHVHGSGPYSAPSPAYSSSSLYAPDAVASSGPIISDITELAPASPMASPGGSIDERPLSSSPLVRVKEEPPSPPQSPRVEEASPGRPSSVDTLLSPTALIDSILRESEPAPASVTALTDARGHTDTEGRPPSPPPTSTPEKCLSVACLDNLARTPQMSRVARLFPCPSSSPHGQVQPGNELSDHLDAMDSNLDNLQTMLSSHGFSVDTSALLDLFSPSVTVPDMSLPDLDSSLASIQELLSPQEPPRPPEAENSSPDSAGALHSAAAVPAGPRLRGHREQRPAGAV; encoded by the exons AGCGGGAACAGCTTCCACGTGTTCGACCAGGGCCAGTTTGCCAAGGAGGTGCTGCCCAAGTACTTCAAGCACAACAACATGGCCAGCTTCGTGCGGCAGCTCAACATGT ATGGCTTCCGGAAAGTGGTCCACATCGAGCAGGGCGGCCTGGTCAAGCCAGAGAGAGACGACACGGAGTTCCAGCACCCATGCTTCCTGCGTGGCCAGGAGCAGCTCCTTGAGAACATCAAGAGGAAAGTGACCAGT GTGTCCACCCTGAAGAGTGAAGACATAAAGATCCGCCAGGACAGCGTCACCAAGCTGCTGACGGACGTGCAGCtgatgaaggggaagcaggagtgCATGGACTCCAAGCTCCTGGCCATGAAGCA TGAGAATGAGGCTCTGTGGCGGGAGGTGGCCAGCCTTCGGCAGAAGCATGCCCAGCAACAGAAAGTCGTCAACAAG CTCATTCAGTTCCTGATCTCACTGGTGCAGTCAAACCGGATCCTGGGGGTGAAGAGAAAGAT CCCCCTGATGCTGAACGACAGTGGCTCAGCACATTCCATGCCCAAGTATAGCCGGCAGTTCTCCCTGGAGCACGTCCACGGCTCGGGCCCCTACTCG GCCCCCTCCCCAGCCTACAGCAGCTCCAGCCTCTACGCCCCTGATGCTGTGGCCAGCTCTGGACCCATCATCTCCGACATCACCGAGCTGGCTCCTGCCAGCCCCATGGCCTCCCCCGGCGGGAGCATAGACGAGAG GCCCCTATCCAGCAGCCCCCTGGTGCGTGTCAAGGAGGAGCCCCCCAGCCCGCCTCAGAGCCCCCGGGTAGAGGAGGCGAGTCCCGGGCGCCCATCTTCCGTGGACACCCTCTTGTCCCCGACCGCCCTCATTGACTCCATCCTGCGGGAGAGTGAACCTGCCCCCGCCTCCGTCACAGCCCTCACGGACGCCAGGGGCCACACGGACACCGAGGGCCGGCCTCCCTCCCCCCCGCCCACCTCCACCCCTGAAAAGTGCCTCAGCGTAGCCTGCCTGGACAA TTTGGCTCGCACTCCACAGATGTCTAGGGTCGCCCGCCTCTTCCCCTGCCCCTCTTCCTCTCCGCATGGCCAAGTCCAGCCAGG GAATGAGCTCAGTGACCACTTGGATGCTATGGACTCCAACCTGGATAACCTGCAGACCATGCTGAGCAGCCACGGCTTCAGCGTGGACACCAGTGCCCTGCTGGAC CTGTTCAGCCCCTCGGTGACCGTGCCCGACATGAGCCTGCCTGACCTTGACAGCAGCCTGGCCAGT ATCCAAGAGCTCCTGTCTCCCCAGGAGCCCCCCAGGCCTCCCGAGGCAGAGAACAGCAGCCCGGATTCAG CTGGTGCACTACACAGCGCAGCCGCTGTTCCTGCTGGACCCCGGCTCCGTGGACACCGGGAGCAACGACCTGCCGGTGCTGTTTGA
- the HSF1 gene encoding heat shock factor protein 1 isoform X1 — MDLPVGPGAAGPSNVPAFLTKLWTLVSDPDTDALICWSPSGNSFHVFDQGQFAKEVLPKYFKHNNMASFVRQLNMYGFRKVVHIEQGGLVKPERDDTEFQHPCFLRGQEQLLENIKRKVTSVSTLKSEDIKIRQDSVTKLLTDVQLMKGKQECMDSKLLAMKHENEALWREVASLRQKHAQQQKVVNKLIQFLISLVQSNRILGVKRKIPLMLNDSGSAHSMPKYSRQFSLEHVHGSGPYSAPSPAYSSSSLYAPDAVASSGPIISDITELAPASPMASPGGSIDERPLSSSPLVRVKEEPPSPPQSPRVEEASPGRPSSVDTLLSPTALIDSILRESEPAPASVTALTDARGHTDTEGRPPSPPPTSTPEKCLSVACLDNLARTPQMSRVARLFPCPSSSPHGQVQPGNELSDHLDAMDSNLDNLQTMLSSHGFSVDTSALLDLFSPSVTVPDMSLPDLDSSLASIQELLSPQEPPRPPEAENSSPDSGKQLVHYTAQPLFLLDPGSVDTGSNDLPVLFELGEGSYFSEGDGFAEDPTISLLTGSEPPKAKDPTVS; from the exons AGCGGGAACAGCTTCCACGTGTTCGACCAGGGCCAGTTTGCCAAGGAGGTGCTGCCCAAGTACTTCAAGCACAACAACATGGCCAGCTTCGTGCGGCAGCTCAACATGT ATGGCTTCCGGAAAGTGGTCCACATCGAGCAGGGCGGCCTGGTCAAGCCAGAGAGAGACGACACGGAGTTCCAGCACCCATGCTTCCTGCGTGGCCAGGAGCAGCTCCTTGAGAACATCAAGAGGAAAGTGACCAGT GTGTCCACCCTGAAGAGTGAAGACATAAAGATCCGCCAGGACAGCGTCACCAAGCTGCTGACGGACGTGCAGCtgatgaaggggaagcaggagtgCATGGACTCCAAGCTCCTGGCCATGAAGCA TGAGAATGAGGCTCTGTGGCGGGAGGTGGCCAGCCTTCGGCAGAAGCATGCCCAGCAACAGAAAGTCGTCAACAAG CTCATTCAGTTCCTGATCTCACTGGTGCAGTCAAACCGGATCCTGGGGGTGAAGAGAAAGAT CCCCCTGATGCTGAACGACAGTGGCTCAGCACATTCCATGCCCAAGTATAGCCGGCAGTTCTCCCTGGAGCACGTCCACGGCTCGGGCCCCTACTCG GCCCCCTCCCCAGCCTACAGCAGCTCCAGCCTCTACGCCCCTGATGCTGTGGCCAGCTCTGGACCCATCATCTCCGACATCACCGAGCTGGCTCCTGCCAGCCCCATGGCCTCCCCCGGCGGGAGCATAGACGAGAG GCCCCTATCCAGCAGCCCCCTGGTGCGTGTCAAGGAGGAGCCCCCCAGCCCGCCTCAGAGCCCCCGGGTAGAGGAGGCGAGTCCCGGGCGCCCATCTTCCGTGGACACCCTCTTGTCCCCGACCGCCCTCATTGACTCCATCCTGCGGGAGAGTGAACCTGCCCCCGCCTCCGTCACAGCCCTCACGGACGCCAGGGGCCACACGGACACCGAGGGCCGGCCTCCCTCCCCCCCGCCCACCTCCACCCCTGAAAAGTGCCTCAGCGTAGCCTGCCTGGACAA TTTGGCTCGCACTCCACAGATGTCTAGGGTCGCCCGCCTCTTCCCCTGCCCCTCTTCCTCTCCGCATGGCCAAGTCCAGCCAGG GAATGAGCTCAGTGACCACTTGGATGCTATGGACTCCAACCTGGATAACCTGCAGACCATGCTGAGCAGCCACGGCTTCAGCGTGGACACCAGTGCCCTGCTGGAC CTGTTCAGCCCCTCGGTGACCGTGCCCGACATGAGCCTGCCTGACCTTGACAGCAGCCTGGCCAGT ATCCAAGAGCTCCTGTCTCCCCAGGAGCCCCCCAGGCCTCCCGAGGCAGAGAACAGCAGCCCGGATTCAG GGAAGCAGCTGGTGCACTACACAGCGCAGCCGCTGTTCCTGCTGGACCCCGGCTCCGTGGACACCGGGAGCAACGACCTGCCGGTGCTGTTTGAGCTGGGAGAGGGCTCCTACTTCTCCGAAGGGGACGGCTTCGCCGAGGACCCCACCATCTCCCTGCTGACAGGCTCGGAGCCTCCCAAAGCCAAGGACCCCACTGTCTCCTAG
- the HSF1 gene encoding heat shock factor protein 1, producing MDLPVGPGAAGPSNVPAFLTKLWTLVSDPDTDALICWSPSGNSFHVFDQGQFAKEVLPKYFKHNNMASFVRQLNMYGFRKVVHIEQGGLVKPERDDTEFQHPCFLRGQEQLLENIKRKVTSVSTLKSEDIKIRQDSVTKLLTDVQLMKGKQECMDSKLLAMKHENEALWREVASLRQKHAQQQKVVNKLIQFLISLVQSNRILGVKRKIPLMLNDSGSAHSMPKYSRQFSLEHVHGSGPYSAPSPAYSSSSLYAPDAVASSGPIISDITELAPASPMASPGGSIDERPLSSSPLVRVKEEPPSPPQSPRVEEASPGRPSSVDTLLSPTALIDSILRESEPAPASVTALTDARGHTDTEGRPPSPPPTSTPEKCLSVACLDKNELSDHLDAMDSNLDNLQTMLSSHGFSVDTSALLDLFSPSVTVPDMSLPDLDSSLASIQELLSPQEPPRPPEAENSSPDSGKQLVHYTAQPLFLLDPGSVDTGSNDLPVLFELGEGSYFSEGDGFAEDPTISLLTGSEPPKAKDPTVS from the exons AGCGGGAACAGCTTCCACGTGTTCGACCAGGGCCAGTTTGCCAAGGAGGTGCTGCCCAAGTACTTCAAGCACAACAACATGGCCAGCTTCGTGCGGCAGCTCAACATGT ATGGCTTCCGGAAAGTGGTCCACATCGAGCAGGGCGGCCTGGTCAAGCCAGAGAGAGACGACACGGAGTTCCAGCACCCATGCTTCCTGCGTGGCCAGGAGCAGCTCCTTGAGAACATCAAGAGGAAAGTGACCAGT GTGTCCACCCTGAAGAGTGAAGACATAAAGATCCGCCAGGACAGCGTCACCAAGCTGCTGACGGACGTGCAGCtgatgaaggggaagcaggagtgCATGGACTCCAAGCTCCTGGCCATGAAGCA TGAGAATGAGGCTCTGTGGCGGGAGGTGGCCAGCCTTCGGCAGAAGCATGCCCAGCAACAGAAAGTCGTCAACAAG CTCATTCAGTTCCTGATCTCACTGGTGCAGTCAAACCGGATCCTGGGGGTGAAGAGAAAGAT CCCCCTGATGCTGAACGACAGTGGCTCAGCACATTCCATGCCCAAGTATAGCCGGCAGTTCTCCCTGGAGCACGTCCACGGCTCGGGCCCCTACTCG GCCCCCTCCCCAGCCTACAGCAGCTCCAGCCTCTACGCCCCTGATGCTGTGGCCAGCTCTGGACCCATCATCTCCGACATCACCGAGCTGGCTCCTGCCAGCCCCATGGCCTCCCCCGGCGGGAGCATAGACGAGAG GCCCCTATCCAGCAGCCCCCTGGTGCGTGTCAAGGAGGAGCCCCCCAGCCCGCCTCAGAGCCCCCGGGTAGAGGAGGCGAGTCCCGGGCGCCCATCTTCCGTGGACACCCTCTTGTCCCCGACCGCCCTCATTGACTCCATCCTGCGGGAGAGTGAACCTGCCCCCGCCTCCGTCACAGCCCTCACGGACGCCAGGGGCCACACGGACACCGAGGGCCGGCCTCCCTCCCCCCCGCCCACCTCCACCCCTGAAAAGTGCCTCAGCGTAGCCTGCCTGGACAA GAATGAGCTCAGTGACCACTTGGATGCTATGGACTCCAACCTGGATAACCTGCAGACCATGCTGAGCAGCCACGGCTTCAGCGTGGACACCAGTGCCCTGCTGGAC CTGTTCAGCCCCTCGGTGACCGTGCCCGACATGAGCCTGCCTGACCTTGACAGCAGCCTGGCCAGT ATCCAAGAGCTCCTGTCTCCCCAGGAGCCCCCCAGGCCTCCCGAGGCAGAGAACAGCAGCCCGGATTCAG GGAAGCAGCTGGTGCACTACACAGCGCAGCCGCTGTTCCTGCTGGACCCCGGCTCCGTGGACACCGGGAGCAACGACCTGCCGGTGCTGTTTGAGCTGGGAGAGGGCTCCTACTTCTCCGAAGGGGACGGCTTCGCCGAGGACCCCACCATCTCCCTGCTGACAGGCTCGGAGCCTCCCAAAGCCAAGGACCCCACTGTCTCCTAG
- the HSF1 gene encoding heat shock factor protein 1 isoform X3 has translation MDLPVGPGAAGPSNVPAFLTKLWTLVSDPDTDALICWSPSGNSFHVFDQGQFAKEVLPKYFKHNNMASFVRQLNMYGFRKVVHIEQGGLVKPERDDTEFQHPCFLRGQEQLLENIKRKVTSVSTLKSEDIKIRQDSVTKLLTDVQLMKGKQECMDSKLLAMKHENEALWREVASLRQKHAQQQKVVNKLIQFLISLVQSNRILGVKRKIPLMLNDSGSAHSMPKYSRQFSLEHVHGSGPYSAPSPAYSSSSLYAPDAVASSGPIISDITELAPASPMASPGGSIDERPLSSSPLVRVKEEPPSPPQSPRVEEASPGRPSSVDTLLSPTALIDSILRESEPAPASVTALTDARGHTDTEGRPPSPPPTSTPEKCLSVACLDKNELSDHLDAMDSNLDNLQTMLSSHGFSVDTSALLDLFSPSVTVPDMSLPDLDSSLASIQELLSPQEPPRPPEAENSSPDSAGALHSAAAVPAGPRLRGHREQRPAGAV, from the exons AGCGGGAACAGCTTCCACGTGTTCGACCAGGGCCAGTTTGCCAAGGAGGTGCTGCCCAAGTACTTCAAGCACAACAACATGGCCAGCTTCGTGCGGCAGCTCAACATGT ATGGCTTCCGGAAAGTGGTCCACATCGAGCAGGGCGGCCTGGTCAAGCCAGAGAGAGACGACACGGAGTTCCAGCACCCATGCTTCCTGCGTGGCCAGGAGCAGCTCCTTGAGAACATCAAGAGGAAAGTGACCAGT GTGTCCACCCTGAAGAGTGAAGACATAAAGATCCGCCAGGACAGCGTCACCAAGCTGCTGACGGACGTGCAGCtgatgaaggggaagcaggagtgCATGGACTCCAAGCTCCTGGCCATGAAGCA TGAGAATGAGGCTCTGTGGCGGGAGGTGGCCAGCCTTCGGCAGAAGCATGCCCAGCAACAGAAAGTCGTCAACAAG CTCATTCAGTTCCTGATCTCACTGGTGCAGTCAAACCGGATCCTGGGGGTGAAGAGAAAGAT CCCCCTGATGCTGAACGACAGTGGCTCAGCACATTCCATGCCCAAGTATAGCCGGCAGTTCTCCCTGGAGCACGTCCACGGCTCGGGCCCCTACTCG GCCCCCTCCCCAGCCTACAGCAGCTCCAGCCTCTACGCCCCTGATGCTGTGGCCAGCTCTGGACCCATCATCTCCGACATCACCGAGCTGGCTCCTGCCAGCCCCATGGCCTCCCCCGGCGGGAGCATAGACGAGAG GCCCCTATCCAGCAGCCCCCTGGTGCGTGTCAAGGAGGAGCCCCCCAGCCCGCCTCAGAGCCCCCGGGTAGAGGAGGCGAGTCCCGGGCGCCCATCTTCCGTGGACACCCTCTTGTCCCCGACCGCCCTCATTGACTCCATCCTGCGGGAGAGTGAACCTGCCCCCGCCTCCGTCACAGCCCTCACGGACGCCAGGGGCCACACGGACACCGAGGGCCGGCCTCCCTCCCCCCCGCCCACCTCCACCCCTGAAAAGTGCCTCAGCGTAGCCTGCCTGGACAA GAATGAGCTCAGTGACCACTTGGATGCTATGGACTCCAACCTGGATAACCTGCAGACCATGCTGAGCAGCCACGGCTTCAGCGTGGACACCAGTGCCCTGCTGGAC CTGTTCAGCCCCTCGGTGACCGTGCCCGACATGAGCCTGCCTGACCTTGACAGCAGCCTGGCCAGT ATCCAAGAGCTCCTGTCTCCCCAGGAGCCCCCCAGGCCTCCCGAGGCAGAGAACAGCAGCCCGGATTCAG CTGGTGCACTACACAGCGCAGCCGCTGTTCCTGCTGGACCCCGGCTCCGTGGACACCGGGAGCAACGACCTGCCGGTGCTGTTTGA
- the HSF1 gene encoding heat shock factor protein 1 isoform X4: MASFVRQLNMYGFRKVVHIEQGGLVKPERDDTEFQHPCFLRGQEQLLENIKRKVTSVSTLKSEDIKIRQDSVTKLLTDVQLMKGKQECMDSKLLAMKHENEALWREVASLRQKHAQQQKVVNKLIQFLISLVQSNRILGVKRKIPLMLNDSGSAHSMPKYSRQFSLEHVHGSGPYSAPSPAYSSSSLYAPDAVASSGPIISDITELAPASPMASPGGSIDERPLSSSPLVRVKEEPPSPPQSPRVEEASPGRPSSVDTLLSPTALIDSILRESEPAPASVTALTDARGHTDTEGRPPSPPPTSTPEKCLSVACLDKNELSDHLDAMDSNLDNLQTMLSSHGFSVDTSALLDLFSPSVTVPDMSLPDLDSSLASIQELLSPQEPPRPPEAENSSPDSGKQLVHYTAQPLFLLDPGSVDTGSNDLPVLFELGEGSYFSEGDGFAEDPTISLLTGSEPPKAKDPTVS; this comes from the exons ATGGCCAGCTTCGTGCGGCAGCTCAACATGT ATGGCTTCCGGAAAGTGGTCCACATCGAGCAGGGCGGCCTGGTCAAGCCAGAGAGAGACGACACGGAGTTCCAGCACCCATGCTTCCTGCGTGGCCAGGAGCAGCTCCTTGAGAACATCAAGAGGAAAGTGACCAGT GTGTCCACCCTGAAGAGTGAAGACATAAAGATCCGCCAGGACAGCGTCACCAAGCTGCTGACGGACGTGCAGCtgatgaaggggaagcaggagtgCATGGACTCCAAGCTCCTGGCCATGAAGCA TGAGAATGAGGCTCTGTGGCGGGAGGTGGCCAGCCTTCGGCAGAAGCATGCCCAGCAACAGAAAGTCGTCAACAAG CTCATTCAGTTCCTGATCTCACTGGTGCAGTCAAACCGGATCCTGGGGGTGAAGAGAAAGAT CCCCCTGATGCTGAACGACAGTGGCTCAGCACATTCCATGCCCAAGTATAGCCGGCAGTTCTCCCTGGAGCACGTCCACGGCTCGGGCCCCTACTCG GCCCCCTCCCCAGCCTACAGCAGCTCCAGCCTCTACGCCCCTGATGCTGTGGCCAGCTCTGGACCCATCATCTCCGACATCACCGAGCTGGCTCCTGCCAGCCCCATGGCCTCCCCCGGCGGGAGCATAGACGAGAG GCCCCTATCCAGCAGCCCCCTGGTGCGTGTCAAGGAGGAGCCCCCCAGCCCGCCTCAGAGCCCCCGGGTAGAGGAGGCGAGTCCCGGGCGCCCATCTTCCGTGGACACCCTCTTGTCCCCGACCGCCCTCATTGACTCCATCCTGCGGGAGAGTGAACCTGCCCCCGCCTCCGTCACAGCCCTCACGGACGCCAGGGGCCACACGGACACCGAGGGCCGGCCTCCCTCCCCCCCGCCCACCTCCACCCCTGAAAAGTGCCTCAGCGTAGCCTGCCTGGACAA GAATGAGCTCAGTGACCACTTGGATGCTATGGACTCCAACCTGGATAACCTGCAGACCATGCTGAGCAGCCACGGCTTCAGCGTGGACACCAGTGCCCTGCTGGAC CTGTTCAGCCCCTCGGTGACCGTGCCCGACATGAGCCTGCCTGACCTTGACAGCAGCCTGGCCAGT ATCCAAGAGCTCCTGTCTCCCCAGGAGCCCCCCAGGCCTCCCGAGGCAGAGAACAGCAGCCCGGATTCAG GGAAGCAGCTGGTGCACTACACAGCGCAGCCGCTGTTCCTGCTGGACCCCGGCTCCGTGGACACCGGGAGCAACGACCTGCCGGTGCTGTTTGAGCTGGGAGAGGGCTCCTACTTCTCCGAAGGGGACGGCTTCGCCGAGGACCCCACCATCTCCCTGCTGACAGGCTCGGAGCCTCCCAAAGCCAAGGACCCCACTGTCTCCTAG
- the HSF1 gene encoding heat shock factor protein 1 isoform X7, with protein MRPLSSSPLVRVKEEPPSPPQSPRVEEASPGRPSSVDTLLSPTALIDSILRESEPAPASVTALTDARGHTDTEGRPPSPPPTSTPEKCLSVACLDNLARTPQMSRVARLFPCPSSSPHGQVQPGNELSDHLDAMDSNLDNLQTMLSSHGFSVDTSALLDLFSPSVTVPDMSLPDLDSSLASIQELLSPQEPPRPPEAENSSPDSGKQLVHYTAQPLFLLDPGSVDTGSNDLPVLFELGEGSYFSEGDGFAEDPTISLLTGSEPPKAKDPTVS; from the exons ATGAG GCCCCTATCCAGCAGCCCCCTGGTGCGTGTCAAGGAGGAGCCCCCCAGCCCGCCTCAGAGCCCCCGGGTAGAGGAGGCGAGTCCCGGGCGCCCATCTTCCGTGGACACCCTCTTGTCCCCGACCGCCCTCATTGACTCCATCCTGCGGGAGAGTGAACCTGCCCCCGCCTCCGTCACAGCCCTCACGGACGCCAGGGGCCACACGGACACCGAGGGCCGGCCTCCCTCCCCCCCGCCCACCTCCACCCCTGAAAAGTGCCTCAGCGTAGCCTGCCTGGACAA TTTGGCTCGCACTCCACAGATGTCTAGGGTCGCCCGCCTCTTCCCCTGCCCCTCTTCCTCTCCGCATGGCCAAGTCCAGCCAGG GAATGAGCTCAGTGACCACTTGGATGCTATGGACTCCAACCTGGATAACCTGCAGACCATGCTGAGCAGCCACGGCTTCAGCGTGGACACCAGTGCCCTGCTGGAC CTGTTCAGCCCCTCGGTGACCGTGCCCGACATGAGCCTGCCTGACCTTGACAGCAGCCTGGCCAGT ATCCAAGAGCTCCTGTCTCCCCAGGAGCCCCCCAGGCCTCCCGAGGCAGAGAACAGCAGCCCGGATTCAG GGAAGCAGCTGGTGCACTACACAGCGCAGCCGCTGTTCCTGCTGGACCCCGGCTCCGTGGACACCGGGAGCAACGACCTGCCGGTGCTGTTTGAGCTGGGAGAGGGCTCCTACTTCTCCGAAGGGGACGGCTTCGCCGAGGACCCCACCATCTCCCTGCTGACAGGCTCGGAGCCTCCCAAAGCCAAGGACCCCACTGTCTCCTAG